A genomic window from Sulfurospirillum diekertiae includes:
- the leuS gene encoding leucine--tRNA ligase: protein MLYNPLELEKKWQQKWDQTNAFEPLVDMTKKKKYILSMFPYPSGRIHMGHVRNYTIGDAIARHHRKNGFNVLHPIGWDSFGMPAENAAIKHGVHPKKWTYENIDYMRKELASLGLSFSKKREFAASDVLYTKHEQRIFIEMFNKGLVYQKSATLNWCNTCQTVLANEQVEEGCCWRCDNPVEQRLLPGYYLKITQYAQELLDDCEKLRAGWPNQVLTMQENWIGRSEGLEFSFSLSDASKVKLDNQFESYKVFTTRPDTIFGVSYSALAPEHPIVKHLIEHKLLSEDKIAQIKKMQSVGARDRAQAPKEGVSLELDVIHPLTGKNVPVWVANFVLIEYGGGAVMAVPAHDERDFEFAKKYDLAIIQSIETTAPFDGSIATTEYGTLVNSGEFTGLDSKSAQKKIIAYFEAQKIGTKVINYKLRDWGISRQRYWGAPIPMIHCPKCGLVPEKIENLPVALPEDVEIKGEGNPLDKHLTWKYTQCPCCGADAVRETDTMDTFFQSSWYFLRYTTDPSLWNDVPFDKASANYWMNVDQYVGGIEHAILHLLYSRFFTKVLRDLGYVNCDEPFANLLTQGMVLKDGSKMSKSKGNTVDPDAIIKTYGADTARLFILFAAPPQKELEWNDSAVEGAFRFLKRFAQKSENAFTCKAIPSIDHASLPKESKYARKKVYEALKKSNEIYEGSYTFNTLIAACMEALNALSEQEDKAVWSEGYFILLNLLEPIVPHLCWEMSESLFGCTNLTPIALKEEVFVEDSMILAVTVNGKKRAEIEVETSISKEEALRLGKESVTKWLEGSTLLKEIYVPNKLINLVVK from the coding sequence ATGCTTTACAATCCTTTAGAACTTGAAAAAAAATGGCAACAAAAGTGGGATCAAACCAATGCGTTTGAACCCCTTGTTGATATGACTAAAAAGAAAAAATATATTTTAAGTATGTTCCCCTATCCGAGTGGGCGTATTCATATGGGGCATGTGCGTAACTATACTATAGGGGATGCCATAGCGAGACATCACCGAAAAAATGGTTTTAATGTCTTACATCCCATCGGTTGGGATAGTTTTGGTATGCCTGCTGAGAATGCGGCGATTAAACATGGTGTTCATCCTAAAAAATGGACGTATGAAAATATTGATTATATGCGTAAAGAGCTTGCATCATTAGGCTTGTCCTTTTCTAAAAAAAGAGAGTTTGCCGCCAGTGATGTTCTTTACACCAAACATGAACAGCGTATTTTTATTGAGATGTTCAATAAAGGATTGGTGTATCAAAAAAGTGCCACATTGAACTGGTGCAATACCTGCCAAACCGTTCTTGCCAATGAGCAAGTCGAAGAGGGGTGCTGTTGGCGATGTGACAATCCTGTCGAGCAACGTTTACTCCCCGGTTACTATCTTAAAATCACTCAGTATGCGCAAGAACTCCTTGACGATTGTGAAAAATTGCGTGCTGGTTGGCCAAATCAAGTTCTCACGATGCAAGAAAATTGGATTGGAAGAAGCGAAGGCTTAGAATTTTCCTTTAGTCTGAGTGATGCTTCTAAAGTAAAATTGGACAATCAATTTGAAAGTTACAAAGTTTTCACTACGCGTCCCGATACGATTTTTGGAGTCAGTTACTCAGCTCTAGCACCTGAGCATCCTATTGTCAAACATCTGATAGAGCATAAGCTTTTAAGTGAAGACAAAATTGCACAAATCAAAAAAATGCAAAGTGTGGGAGCAAGGGATCGTGCACAAGCACCTAAAGAGGGTGTTAGTCTTGAACTGGATGTGATTCATCCCTTAACGGGAAAAAATGTACCGGTCTGGGTGGCAAATTTTGTTTTAATCGAGTACGGTGGTGGCGCAGTTATGGCTGTTCCAGCACATGATGAACGCGATTTTGAATTTGCCAAAAAGTATGATTTAGCCATTATTCAAAGCATTGAAACAACAGCGCCGTTTGATGGCAGTATTGCGACAACAGAGTACGGTACATTGGTGAATTCAGGTGAATTTACAGGGCTTGATTCTAAAAGCGCACAAAAGAAAATTATTGCCTATTTTGAGGCACAAAAAATTGGCACAAAAGTCATTAACTACAAACTTCGTGATTGGGGCATTAGTCGCCAACGTTACTGGGGTGCGCCTATTCCTATGATTCATTGCCCCAAATGTGGACTTGTGCCTGAGAAAATTGAGAATCTTCCTGTGGCACTTCCTGAGGATGTTGAGATCAAAGGTGAGGGAAATCCTTTGGATAAACATCTCACTTGGAAGTACACACAATGTCCATGCTGCGGAGCAGATGCGGTTCGTGAAACGGATACTATGGATACCTTTTTTCAATCCAGTTGGTATTTCTTACGCTATACCACGGATCCATCGCTTTGGAATGATGTTCCTTTTGATAAAGCGAGTGCGAATTACTGGATGAATGTCGATCAATACGTCGGTGGTATAGAGCATGCTATTTTGCACTTACTCTATTCGCGTTTCTTTACCAAAGTCTTGCGTGATTTGGGTTACGTGAATTGCGACGAGCCATTTGCCAATCTTCTCACGCAAGGCATGGTATTGAAAGACGGTTCCAAAATGAGCAAGTCTAAAGGCAATACGGTTGATCCTGATGCAATTATTAAAACCTATGGTGCTGATACCGCACGCCTTTTTATTCTTTTTGCCGCACCGCCTCAAAAAGAACTTGAGTGGAATGACAGTGCCGTAGAAGGTGCTTTTAGATTTTTAAAACGTTTTGCACAGAAGAGTGAAAATGCATTTACATGTAAAGCCATTCCGAGTATTGATCATGCTTCTTTGCCTAAAGAATCTAAATATGCACGTAAGAAAGTCTATGAAGCTCTTAAAAAATCGAATGAAATTTATGAGGGTAGTTATACCTTTAATACACTGATTGCGGCTTGTATGGAAGCACTCAATGCCCTTAGCGAGCAAGAAGATAAAGCTGTTTGGTCTGAGGGGTATTTTATTCTCCTTAATCTTTTAGAGCCGATTGTCCCCCATCTTTGCTGGGAAATGAGTGAGAGTCTTTTTGGATGTACCAATCTAACACCCATTGCACTCAAAGAAGAAGTTTTTGTAGAAGATAGTATGATACTCGCTGTAACGGTTAATGGTAAAAAACGCGCTGAAATTGAAGTAGAAACCTCCATATCAAAAGAGGAGGCTTTACGTCTTGGTAAGGAGAGCGTTACAAAATGGCTAGAGGGAAGTACACTTCTTAAAGAGATTTATGTTCCCAATAAACTGATTAATTTGGTGGTAAAATAA
- the lptE gene encoding LPS assembly lipoprotein LptE, which yields MKQLFLGFLMVAFLSGCGYKPASYYVKHALGNKIYAEVSISRQDPRNSVLIKDAVNEAIVSRFGAKLVAKEQADSVLHVKIGSIGFSPTVYDKYGYVVAYKATVVLAMEYEDETKKVQKLTATGEYDFSIESNSVVSDNNRFDAIRYASGDALDEFVSKISIKGLRNGNNN from the coding sequence ATGAAACAACTATTTCTTGGATTCTTGATGGTAGCATTTTTAAGTGGATGTGGTTACAAGCCAGCATCCTATTATGTGAAGCATGCCTTAGGAAATAAAATATATGCGGAAGTTTCGATCTCAAGACAAGATCCAAGAAATAGTGTTCTCATAAAAGATGCTGTCAATGAAGCGATTGTCAGTCGTTTTGGTGCAAAGTTGGTTGCCAAAGAACAAGCAGACAGTGTTTTACATGTAAAGATCGGTTCCATCGGTTTTTCTCCTACCGTGTATGATAAATATGGCTATGTTGTTGCATACAAAGCTACCGTTGTCCTAGCAATGGAGTATGAAGATGAAACAAAAAAAGTTCAAAAATTGACGGCCACAGGAGAGTATGACTTCTCGATTGAATCCAACAGTGTTGTTTCGGATAATAATCGTTTTGATGCAATCCGCTATGCGTCAGGAGATGCTTTAGATGAGTTTGTTTCCAAGATTTCGATTAAAGGACTTCGTAATGGCAACAACAATTAA
- a CDS encoding bifunctional folylpolyglutamate synthase/dihydrofolate synthase, with amino-acid sequence MQLQSFLATKPLFYDEIDYARMPKAYQSIASHLTLPKIIHIVGTNGKGTTGRFLAQMLLSNGLQVGHYTSPHILKFNERIWLSGEDANDEMLEQAHTELLSWLEPSMAESLSYFEYTTLLAMSIFCKTCDYVILEAGLGGEFDATNVFPKCLSIVTPIGLDHQSFLGQTIEEIAQTKINSATGDIVLAKQYDANVHPIALAKVKKLKSRLYDVNDFFYKTFSSKLDVYSDKFGLPTYLKENFRTALCALNVLGYDCNLDIFSPVVLQGRCQKLLPNVTVDVGHNVMAAEALVANLGEKKVILVYNSYKDKDFRTILKILKPVVEEIQVIEIDSPRAADKRDIYAAAKALELPISSFVTIQSDKEYLVFGSFSVVEAFLKGLSEK; translated from the coding sequence ATGCAACTTCAATCATTTTTAGCGACAAAACCGCTTTTTTACGATGAAATTGATTATGCTCGTATGCCCAAAGCGTATCAAAGCATAGCGTCTCATTTAACCCTTCCCAAAATTATTCATATTGTTGGAACCAATGGTAAAGGGACAACGGGACGTTTTTTAGCACAAATGCTTCTCAGCAATGGTTTACAGGTAGGGCATTATACTTCTCCGCATATTCTCAAATTTAATGAACGTATTTGGCTAAGTGGCGAAGATGCCAATGATGAGATGTTAGAGCAAGCGCATACGGAACTTCTCTCTTGGTTAGAGCCTAGTATGGCTGAATCACTTTCGTATTTTGAATACACAACACTTTTAGCCATGAGTATTTTTTGCAAAACATGTGATTATGTTATCCTCGAAGCGGGGCTTGGTGGTGAGTTTGATGCGACCAATGTCTTTCCCAAATGCCTTTCCATTGTTACCCCTATTGGGTTAGATCATCAATCTTTTTTGGGACAAACGATCGAAGAGATTGCTCAGACGAAGATCAACAGCGCAACCGGGGATATTGTTTTAGCCAAACAGTATGATGCTAACGTTCATCCTATCGCATTGGCAAAAGTAAAAAAACTCAAGAGCCGTCTCTATGATGTGAACGATTTTTTTTATAAAACCTTTAGTTCCAAACTGGATGTCTATAGTGACAAATTTGGTTTACCAACGTATCTTAAAGAGAATTTCAGAACAGCACTTTGCGCGTTAAACGTACTTGGATATGATTGCAATTTAGATATTTTTTCGCCGGTTGTTTTGCAAGGGCGTTGTCAAAAACTTTTACCTAATGTCACGGTAGATGTTGGGCATAATGTGATGGCAGCAGAAGCCTTAGTGGCAAATTTAGGCGAAAAAAAGGTTATTTTGGTCTATAATAGCTATAAGGATAAGGATTTTAGAACCATTTTAAAAATTTTAAAACCCGTTGTTGAAGAGATCCAAGTCATTGAGATTGACAGTCCACGTGCTGCCGATAAGCGTGATATTTATGCTGCTGCTAAAGCTCTCGAACTTCCTATCTCTTCTTTTGTCACCATTCAAAGCGATAAAGAGTATCTTGTCTTTGGCTCTTTTTCGGTAGTGGAAGCCTTTTTAAAGGGGTTAAGTGAGAAATAA
- a CDS encoding bactofilin family protein, with protein sequence MGIFNKADQCSIPASETTIVASGAKIEGIFNCQTRLHVDGTILGKVLSDSIVTIGKQGKISGEINASHLIINGLFEGNANCDNVEVLEGGKFLGKVISKELVIEAKAIFEGESKIKTESVEAPSYEEQRD encoded by the coding sequence ATGGGAATCTTTAATAAAGCTGATCAATGCTCAATACCCGCTTCCGAGACAACCATCGTAGCCAGTGGTGCAAAAATAGAGGGTATTTTTAATTGCCAAACACGTTTACATGTCGATGGTACCATTCTTGGAAAAGTGCTCTCAGATAGCATCGTAACTATTGGAAAGCAAGGAAAAATAAGTGGTGAGATTAACGCAAGTCATTTGATTATCAATGGTCTCTTTGAAGGCAATGCCAACTGCGATAATGTTGAAGTCTTAGAAGGTGGCAAATTTTTGGGAAAAGTCATTTCAAAAGAGCTGGTTATTGAAGCCAAAGCTATTTTTGAGGGTGAGAGCAAAATTAAAACCGAGAGTGTGGAAGCACCTTCGTATGAAGAACAAAGGGATTGA
- the yajC gene encoding preprotein translocase subunit YajC produces the protein MQGSASLLSSLLPLVVLFAIFYFLVIRPQQKQVKKHKEMLDALKKGDKVITSGGLICEVVKPEEDSIKVKLNDEGVIVKVSREYIAKKIDD, from the coding sequence ATGCAAGGTTCTGCTAGTTTACTCTCTTCTTTACTTCCCCTCGTTGTTCTTTTCGCAATTTTTTATTTTCTTGTGATTAGACCACAACAAAAACAGGTAAAAAAGCATAAAGAAATGCTTGATGCACTTAAAAAAGGCGATAAAGTGATTACAAGTGGTGGTTTAATCTGTGAAGTCGTGAAACCTGAGGAAGATTCTATCAAAGTTAAGCTTAATGATGAAGGCGTCATTGTCAAGGTTTCAAGAGAATATATTGCAAAGAAAATCGATGACTAG
- a CDS encoding peptidoglycan DD-metalloendopeptidase family protein — MRNKFTVTISDVNGSRHFLLHQLIKKFLLYFTLFVALVILVGSFVILFLMHEVSSLEAKKESAVSERNLLLVQNEELQSKVSEKAQEYENIRDKISNMEEMMGLRTNEEENIDSRLEEIDLTIIQQKTFFDNIPSGDVMAYSEISSPFGWRDNPILKRKEFHTGIDLRAPIGTPILAPADGVVKFVQYNQNSGYGNVVSLSHNYGFESYYAHLQNKPVVKEGQFVKKGDMIAYSGASGMTTGPHLHYEVKFIGRILDPQPFLRWRGSNFAEIFKKEKRVTWESLIKLINAQYPLPRQPS, encoded by the coding sequence GTGAGAAATAAATTTACAGTCACTATCTCTGATGTCAATGGTTCACGACATTTTTTATTGCATCAACTGATTAAAAAATTTTTGCTTTATTTTACGCTGTTTGTGGCATTGGTTATTTTAGTCGGTAGTTTTGTCATTTTATTTTTAATGCATGAAGTTTCAAGCCTTGAAGCGAAAAAAGAGAGTGCGGTTTCTGAGCGTAATCTTCTTTTAGTTCAAAATGAAGAACTCCAAAGTAAAGTTTCTGAAAAAGCGCAAGAGTATGAAAATATTCGCGATAAAATCAGTAACATGGAAGAGATGATGGGTCTTCGTACGAACGAAGAAGAAAATATTGATAGTCGTCTTGAAGAGATTGACCTCACAATTATTCAGCAAAAAACATTTTTCGATAATATCCCTAGTGGTGATGTTATGGCCTATAGTGAAATATCTTCTCCTTTTGGTTGGAGAGATAATCCGATTTTAAAACGTAAAGAATTTCATACGGGAATCGATCTTCGAGCGCCTATTGGAACACCTATTTTAGCACCAGCAGATGGAGTGGTGAAATTTGTACAGTATAACCAAAACAGCGGTTATGGCAATGTTGTTTCGCTGAGCCATAATTATGGATTTGAAAGCTATTATGCACATTTACAAAATAAACCCGTTGTCAAAGAGGGACAATTTGTAAAAAAAGGCGATATGATCGCTTATTCAGGTGCTAGCGGAATGACAACAGGTCCTCATTTGCATTATGAGGTAAAATTCATTGGCAGAATACTTGATCCACAACCTTTTTTACGATGGCGTGGTTCTAATTTTGCTGAAATCTTTAAAAAGGAGAAGAGAGTAACATGGGAATCTTTAATAAAGCTGATCAATGCTCAATACCCGCTTCCGAGACAACCATCGTAG
- a CDS encoding GGDEF domain-containing protein — protein sequence MATTINEIIKDTLELIKAEHLNLTPDNYAKVFCKVAKQKGVIVEDCQKVDKYTKKLDPTIATDMKRFSISNVDELLAFLVAKLNRANEGDALKMVNTLAILTKRVLQAITLLHDAKATSLANASLERLDFHQNLQSIELVKEKWFDFISNYDDSYLKKLDSFGHVSKDDLEAMVRDLIKIMSKDTSSELYSTLVPLIIASLAPSIASGMNDELASIGNELRNSPDALGTPALQKELKGLISKRIELDKAEVQKKVSALDKILDEINKKILELIQNSNVSHEQVKVIKADLQSINFEHDSFENVHVKLLNIASSLESETKSLSEKMTSNQETITKLQKRVSKLESALLVAKQEVKEDYLTHVATKRALANELGRVEDAFMRYKVDYTICFIDIDHFKMVNDTYGHEAGDVILSTLGKILRKYVRQVDFVGRYGGEEFLVILPSIDLAQAIHFADKIRAIVEQFKFLYKNERINVTVSCGVAQRSLEKSKEETIGSADSFLYKAKEAGRNQVLPVL from the coding sequence ATGGCAACAACAATTAATGAGATCATTAAAGATACCTTAGAACTCATTAAAGCGGAGCATCTTAATTTAACACCCGATAATTATGCAAAAGTTTTCTGTAAAGTTGCCAAACAAAAAGGGGTGATTGTTGAAGATTGTCAAAAAGTAGATAAGTACACTAAAAAGCTTGATCCTACTATTGCAACAGATATGAAACGATTTAGCATCAGTAATGTCGACGAACTTCTTGCCTTTTTGGTCGCAAAACTGAACCGTGCCAATGAAGGTGATGCCCTCAAAATGGTCAACACTCTGGCTATTTTAACCAAAAGAGTGCTACAAGCGATTACCCTTTTACATGATGCAAAAGCAACCAGTTTGGCAAATGCTTCCCTCGAGCGTCTCGATTTTCACCAAAATCTTCAATCTATTGAGCTTGTTAAAGAAAAATGGTTTGATTTTATCTCTAACTACGATGACAGTTATCTGAAGAAGTTGGATTCTTTTGGGCATGTGAGTAAAGATGATCTTGAGGCAATGGTGCGAGATCTTATTAAAATCATGAGTAAAGATACGAGTAGTGAACTTTATAGTACGCTAGTTCCTCTTATTATCGCATCTTTAGCCCCTTCTATTGCTTCAGGAATGAATGATGAATTAGCATCAATTGGTAATGAATTACGTAATTCTCCTGATGCTCTTGGTACTCCAGCCTTGCAAAAAGAGCTTAAAGGGCTTATTTCAAAGCGCATAGAGCTTGATAAAGCTGAAGTGCAAAAGAAAGTTTCAGCGCTGGATAAAATTCTTGATGAGATTAATAAAAAGATTTTGGAATTGATTCAAAATAGTAATGTGAGTCATGAGCAAGTGAAAGTTATTAAAGCAGATTTACAAAGTATTAATTTTGAACACGATAGTTTTGAAAACGTTCATGTAAAACTTCTCAATATTGCCTCATCTTTGGAAAGTGAGACGAAATCTCTAAGCGAAAAGATGACAAGTAATCAAGAAACAATTACCAAGCTTCAAAAACGTGTTTCCAAGTTAGAATCAGCGCTTTTGGTTGCAAAACAAGAAGTTAAAGAAGACTACTTGACCCATGTGGCAACGAAGCGTGCTTTAGCCAATGAACTTGGACGTGTTGAAGATGCTTTTATGCGTTACAAAGTTGATTATACCATCTGCTTTATTGATATTGACCACTTTAAAATGGTCAATGATACGTATGGTCATGAGGCAGGTGATGTCATCCTTTCTACGTTAGGTAAAATTCTACGAAAATATGTGCGTCAAGTGGATTTTGTAGGTCGTTATGGTGGTGAAGAATTTTTAGTGATTCTTCCAAGCATTGATCTTGCGCAAGCCATTCATTTTGCCGATAAAATTCGTGCCATTGTAGAGCAATTTAAGTTTTTGTATAAAAATGAACGCATTAATGTGACGGTGAGTTGTGGTGTCGCACAGCGCTCTTTAGAAAAATCTAAAGAAGAAACGATAGGTTCTGCTGATAGCTTTTTATATAAAGCAAAAGAGGCAGGACGTAATCAAGTGTTACCTGTGCTCTGA
- the secF gene encoding protein translocase subunit SecF, translated as MEFFAQHKTYDFMKVSRFFIATTLSLALLSIILFFAKGFEYGIDFSGGTIVQLKYEQKAPIDKIREDLSKDKMFSGALISEFGSPEEIQIRFASTSGGVSEDVGDKVRSILSDSGKFDVRKVDIVGPVVGSELRQKGIMAAVLSMLGIMVYVAVRFEWSFAVASIITLVHDVAITSGALILFHVEMSLDVLAAILTLIGYSINDTIIIYDRIREELKSTKDMELMHVINTSVSKTLSRTILTVLTVFFVVLTLYVFGGEIIHGFSFTMLLGVIIGCYSSIFISAPFLKVLGFSVEGYKAKLALKEKNKIEKEKMRSQYEKGTV; from the coding sequence ATGGAATTTTTTGCACAACATAAAACATATGATTTTATGAAAGTCAGTCGTTTTTTTATTGCAACGACACTTTCATTGGCACTGCTCTCTATTATTTTATTCTTTGCCAAAGGGTTTGAGTACGGAATTGATTTTTCTGGAGGTACGATTGTTCAACTAAAATATGAACAAAAAGCACCTATTGATAAAATTAGAGAAGATCTTTCTAAAGATAAAATGTTCTCAGGTGCTCTTATCTCAGAGTTTGGCTCTCCTGAAGAAATTCAAATTCGTTTTGCCTCAACATCAGGGGGTGTCAGCGAAGATGTTGGTGATAAAGTACGATCTATTTTGAGTGATTCTGGTAAATTTGATGTACGAAAAGTAGATATCGTTGGACCAGTCGTAGGAAGTGAACTGCGACAAAAAGGCATTATGGCAGCCGTTTTGAGTATGTTAGGTATTATGGTTTATGTAGCAGTTCGCTTTGAATGGAGCTTTGCCGTTGCTTCCATCATTACATTGGTACATGATGTGGCTATTACCAGTGGTGCACTGATTCTTTTTCATGTTGAAATGAGTTTAGATGTTTTAGCGGCTATCTTGACACTGATTGGTTACTCGATTAACGATACCATTATTATTTATGATCGTATTCGTGAAGAGCTCAAAAGCACGAAAGATATGGAGTTGATGCATGTTATTAATACCTCTGTTTCTAAAACACTTTCAAGAACAATTTTGACGGTATTGACGGTATTCTTTGTTGTTTTGACACTGTATGTCTTTGGTGGCGAGATTATTCATGGATTTAGCTTTACAATGTTACTAGGTGTTATCATAGGATGTTACAGCTCTATCTTTATTTCCGCACCTTTTTTAAAGGTTCTTGGCTTCAGTGTAGAAGGCTACAAGGCTAAACTTGCTTTAAAAGAAAAAAATAAGATTGAAAAAGAAAAAATGCGCTCACAGTACGAAAAAGGTACCGTTTGA
- the secD gene encoding protein translocase subunit SecD → MTRGKFNYRLVIFLIAIIFGVVMSIPTFLQSEKGAKVSLGLDLQGGLHMLLGVQTEEAIKSKMKSIASSIKFFAQSGDIIIDDFRIDEELLSFTLLDKDEEKKIDEMLKTVSGLQVSKEALHYTLSLSDQEKQVIREYALSQAVETIRNRLDQFGLSEPNVAKQGNDKILVELPGIKTADDEQRARELIAKAAHLQLMAVDEKRKDRTTTMSPTEAAQYGDVILPDARGDNIRHILKEIPILDGSMLTDAKVSFSEMHQPVINFTLNSEGAKIFGDFTASNIGNRLAIVLDNKVYSDPVIRERIGGGSGQISGGFSVKEAHDVAIALRSGALLAPVTLLEKRSIGPSLGADSIKASLIALITGFVLVSVFMLVYYRLAGVVANIALIVNLFLLIAIMALFGATLTLPGMAGIVLTIGMAVDANVIINERIRELLRQGMPMAQAIEHGYENAMSAILDSNITSIITSVLLYVYGTGPIKGFAISTAIGISVSMLTAILGTHGIYQFFMPRIEKSKNLSLWFGMKRSH, encoded by the coding sequence ATGACTAGAGGAAAATTTAACTATCGTTTAGTTATCTTTTTAATCGCGATTATCTTTGGAGTAGTGATGTCAATACCTACTTTTTTGCAAAGCGAAAAAGGTGCTAAAGTTTCTTTAGGTCTTGATCTTCAAGGCGGCCTTCATATGCTTTTGGGTGTCCAAACAGAAGAAGCAATTAAGTCAAAGATGAAATCTATCGCTTCAAGTATCAAATTTTTTGCGCAAAGCGGAGATATTATTATTGATGATTTCCGTATTGATGAAGAACTTCTCTCCTTTACTCTTTTAGATAAAGATGAAGAGAAAAAAATTGATGAGATGCTTAAAACCGTTAGTGGTCTGCAAGTTTCAAAAGAGGCTCTTCATTATACCCTTTCGCTTAGTGATCAAGAAAAACAGGTTATTCGCGAATATGCTCTTTCTCAAGCGGTAGAGACGATTCGTAACCGTTTAGATCAATTTGGTTTATCTGAGCCCAATGTTGCAAAACAAGGTAACGATAAAATTTTGGTAGAGCTTCCTGGTATTAAAACAGCGGATGATGAGCAGCGTGCACGTGAATTGATTGCTAAAGCGGCACATTTGCAGCTTATGGCGGTAGATGAAAAACGTAAAGATCGTACCACTACAATGAGCCCAACAGAAGCGGCACAATATGGTGATGTCATTTTGCCTGATGCCAGAGGCGATAACATTCGTCATATTCTAAAAGAGATTCCTATCCTTGATGGTAGTATGCTAACCGATGCTAAGGTCTCTTTCAGTGAAATGCATCAGCCTGTGATTAATTTTACGTTGAATTCAGAGGGTGCAAAAATCTTTGGTGATTTTACGGCGAGCAATATTGGTAATCGTTTGGCGATCGTCTTGGATAATAAAGTTTATTCAGATCCCGTTATTCGTGAGCGTATTGGTGGTGGTAGTGGACAAATTAGTGGTGGTTTTAGCGTTAAAGAAGCCCATGATGTTGCTATTGCACTTCGTAGTGGGGCATTACTCGCTCCTGTGACCCTTCTTGAAAAACGTAGTATTGGACCCTCTTTGGGGGCTGATAGTATTAAGGCAAGTTTGATTGCACTGATTACAGGCTTTGTTCTGGTCTCTGTCTTTATGCTTGTTTATTATCGTTTAGCGGGAGTTGTTGCCAATATCGCATTGATTGTCAACCTCTTTTTATTGATTGCTATTATGGCTCTTTTTGGAGCGACATTGACATTACCCGGTATGGCAGGTATCGTCTTGACCATTGGTATGGCGGTGGATGCAAACGTTATTATTAATGAGCGTATTCGAGAACTGTTGCGGCAAGGTATGCCTATGGCTCAAGCGATTGAACATGGGTATGAAAATGCAATGAGTGCTATTTTGGATAGTAATATTACCTCTATTATTACTTCAGTTCTTTTGTATGTGTATGGAACAGGGCCAATTAAAGGATTTGCCATTAGTACAGCTATTGGTATTAGTGTCTCCATGCTAACAGCCATTTTAGGAACGCATGGTATTTATCAATTCTTTATGCCACGCATTGAAAAAAGTAAAAACCTTTCCTTGTGGTTTGGTATGAAGAGGAGTCACTAA